A genomic segment from Segniliparus rotundus DSM 44985 encodes:
- a CDS encoding gluconeogenesis factor YvcK family protein, whose product MARRAAGRFAVAALGGGHGLFATLSAVRRLTPDVTAVVTVADDGGSSGRLRQELDVIPPGDLRMALVALTPDDGDAGMWAQVLQHRFGGVGALAGHPVGNLLLAGLAEVLGDPVAALDAMVRTFGAQGRVLPMSAVPLEIEAEVSGIEDDPRLIRRIRGQVAVATTPGKVRRVRLLPTEPPACAAAVGAIMRADLVVLGPGSWFSSVIPHVLVPEQLQALTATDARKVLVLNLAPEPGETAGFSTERHLHVLSQHAPGLRVDHIVVDAASVPDGADREQLVRAADRFGASPTFARVAIPGTHQHDPEALAGVLKDLVGQDVPGQEDGGR is encoded by the coding sequence ATGGCGCGCCGCGCGGCGGGAAGATTCGCCGTCGCCGCGCTCGGCGGCGGGCATGGCCTGTTCGCGACGCTCTCCGCGGTGCGGCGGCTCACCCCGGACGTGACGGCGGTGGTGACGGTGGCCGACGACGGCGGCTCCTCGGGGAGGCTGCGCCAAGAGCTCGACGTGATCCCGCCGGGCGATCTGCGGATGGCGTTGGTCGCGCTCACCCCGGACGACGGCGACGCGGGCATGTGGGCGCAGGTGCTGCAGCACCGGTTCGGCGGAGTCGGGGCCCTCGCCGGGCATCCCGTGGGCAACCTGTTGCTCGCCGGGCTCGCCGAAGTGCTCGGCGACCCGGTGGCGGCGTTGGACGCGATGGTCCGGACTTTCGGCGCGCAGGGCCGGGTGCTGCCCATGTCCGCGGTTCCCCTGGAGATCGAAGCGGAAGTTTCTGGCATCGAGGACGATCCTCGCCTGATCCGAAGAATCCGAGGCCAGGTTGCGGTTGCGACCACACCGGGTAAGGTGCGGCGGGTGAGGCTGTTGCCAACGGAGCCGCCGGCCTGCGCGGCGGCGGTCGGAGCGATTATGCGGGCCGACCTGGTCGTGTTGGGGCCGGGGTCATGGTTCTCCAGCGTCATCCCGCATGTGCTCGTGCCGGAGCAGTTGCAGGCTTTGACGGCGACCGACGCCCGGAAAGTCCTCGTGTTGAACCTCGCGCCGGAGCCGGGCGAGACGGCGGGTTTTTCCACCGAGCGGCACTTGCATGTACTCTCGCAGCACGCTCCGGGGCTTCGTGTGGACCATATTGTGGTCGATGCGGCCTCGGTGCCGGACGGAGCAGACCGGGAACAGCTCGTCCGGGCGGCGGACAGGTTCGGGGCGAGCCCGACTTTCGCGCGAGTGGCGATCCCTGGAACGCATCAGCACGACCCGGAGGCGCTGGCTGGCGTGCTCAAGGACTTGGTAGGCCAGGACGTGCCTGGGCAAGAGGATGGTGGTCGATGA
- the whiA gene encoding DNA-binding protein WhiA → MTTEMKDELCLVPPGALSARKAEVAAVLRFGGGLQILSGRIVVGAELDHAGAAKRLRVGLHELHGSTSGVHVLPPGGSHKYHRYVVRVTRGGEMLARQTGMIDGQGRPVVGLPAAVVNGSLEDVEGAWRGAFLASGMLAAPSRTAALEVVAPSPLAALALVGAARRLGVPAKSRELRGQDRVVVRDAEAIGELLTRMGAKNSWKVWEEHRQQRQVRAAPQRLANFDDANLRRSARAALASAARVGRAIEILGDEVPEHLLVAGRLRMAHKEVSLEQLGSLADPPMTKDAIAGRIRRLLSMADKVAALRGVPDTESAVSSDLLDDDE, encoded by the coding sequence ATGACGACGGAGATGAAGGACGAGCTGTGCTTGGTCCCGCCGGGCGCGCTGTCGGCGCGCAAGGCAGAGGTGGCCGCTGTGCTCAGGTTCGGCGGGGGGTTGCAGATCTTGTCCGGCAGGATCGTGGTGGGCGCGGAGCTCGACCACGCCGGCGCCGCGAAACGGCTTCGGGTCGGTTTGCACGAACTCCACGGGTCGACCAGCGGGGTGCATGTCTTGCCGCCGGGGGGCTCCCACAAGTACCACCGTTACGTGGTGCGGGTGACGCGGGGCGGGGAGATGCTGGCCCGGCAGACCGGCATGATCGACGGCCAGGGCCGCCCGGTGGTGGGGTTGCCCGCCGCTGTGGTCAACGGGAGCTTGGAAGACGTGGAAGGGGCGTGGCGGGGCGCGTTCCTCGCGAGCGGCATGCTCGCCGCGCCGAGCCGCACTGCCGCGCTGGAGGTGGTCGCGCCCAGTCCGCTTGCCGCGCTGGCGCTGGTCGGCGCGGCGCGAAGGCTCGGTGTTCCGGCGAAATCCCGTGAGTTGCGCGGCCAAGACCGGGTCGTGGTGCGCGACGCGGAGGCGATCGGCGAGCTGCTCACTCGGATGGGCGCGAAGAACAGTTGGAAGGTGTGGGAGGAGCACCGCCAGCAACGCCAGGTCCGCGCGGCCCCCCAACGCCTCGCCAACTTCGACGACGCCAACCTGCGCCGGTCGGCCCGCGCCGCGCTCGCCTCGGCGGCCAGGGTGGGCCGCGCCATTGAGATCCTCGGCGACGAGGTGCCCGAGCATCTGCTGGTCGCCGGGCGGTTGCGCATGGCGCACAAGGAGGTCTCGCTCGAACAGCTGGGCTCCCTCGCCGATCCGCCCATGACGAAAGACGCCATTGCGGGACGCATCCGCAGACTTTTGTCGATGGCGGACAAAGTCGCCGCGCTCCGGGGGGTCCCCGACACCGAGTCGGCGGTCTCCTCGGACCTTTTGGACGACGACGAGTGA
- a CDS encoding nucleoside hydrolase produces the protein MRVRSACAAILCAALLLAGLPSAAARAALVDSEPQKIIIIDTDFATMLDDGQVVSMAAQLHAEGQIDLLGVTVVTGDEWRDQEVAEAVRATERLGVGDPGPCRRVPADFAVGVYPGADYPLDHGPAAVKADAAALATGDGFTGAWGTKKPVSRADLVAPPDGFATCARPRAQRAVDFMADQLRAFPHEITIVAIGPLTDLALLAKEHPDAVGLVKRIVIMGGAFDVPGNSTAKAELNWWFDPKAADEVLKLPVEEVVTPLDLSNTVPLDDALYRRIAFPPSPTPVTGLYRDIVGAGLDGKGGFDRDPDYTQPLWDELAFAYAVDPGFATESRVVWPTVRAQLGENDGSVSYAPAPKPGRRPVTVITKFDNPRFDDWYVDLMTRPVPVRRQGASRLAQGNH, from the coding sequence GTGAGGGTTCGGAGCGCCTGCGCGGCGATCCTCTGCGCCGCTCTGCTCCTCGCGGGTCTGCCGTCCGCCGCCGCGCGGGCCGCGCTCGTGGACTCCGAGCCGCAGAAGATCATCATCATCGACACCGACTTCGCCACCATGCTGGACGACGGGCAAGTGGTGTCGATGGCCGCGCAGCTGCACGCCGAGGGGCAGATCGACCTGCTCGGCGTCACCGTGGTCACCGGCGACGAGTGGCGCGACCAGGAGGTCGCCGAGGCAGTCAGGGCGACCGAGCGGCTTGGCGTCGGCGACCCGGGGCCTTGTCGGCGCGTTCCGGCGGACTTCGCGGTCGGGGTGTATCCGGGCGCGGACTACCCCCTCGACCACGGGCCCGCGGCCGTCAAAGCCGACGCGGCGGCGCTCGCGACCGGGGACGGCTTCACCGGGGCGTGGGGCACGAAGAAGCCGGTGTCGCGGGCGGACCTCGTGGCGCCGCCGGACGGATTCGCGACGTGCGCGAGGCCGCGCGCCCAGCGGGCCGTCGATTTCATGGCGGACCAGCTGCGCGCCTTCCCGCACGAGATCACGATTGTCGCCATCGGGCCGTTGACCGACCTGGCCCTGTTGGCCAAGGAGCATCCGGACGCGGTCGGGCTCGTCAAACGGATCGTCATCATGGGCGGGGCGTTCGACGTGCCGGGGAACTCCACGGCGAAGGCGGAGCTGAACTGGTGGTTCGACCCGAAAGCTGCGGACGAGGTGCTGAAGCTGCCGGTCGAAGAAGTCGTGACCCCGTTGGACTTGAGCAACACCGTGCCCCTCGACGACGCGCTGTACCGGCGCATCGCGTTCCCGCCGAGCCCGACGCCCGTCACCGGCCTGTACCGCGACATCGTCGGAGCCGGTCTCGACGGCAAGGGCGGCTTTGACCGGGACCCGGACTACACCCAGCCGCTCTGGGACGAGCTGGCGTTCGCGTACGCCGTCGATCCGGGTTTCGCCACCGAGTCCCGCGTGGTGTGGCCGACGGTGCGCGCCCAGCTCGGCGAAAACGACGGCAGCGTGTCCTACGCCCCTGCCCCGAAGCCGGGGCGGCGCCCGGTGACTGTCATCACCAAATTCGACAACCCGCGCTTTGACGACTGGTATGTGGACCTCATGACCAGGCCCGTGCCCGTGAGAAGGCAGGGGGCGTCGCGCCTGGCTCAGGGAAACCACTAG
- the gap gene encoding type I glyceraldehyde-3-phosphate dehydrogenase: MAIRVGVNGFGRIGRNFFRAAHAAKAAGRADFEIVAVNDLSDPANLAHLLKYDSILRRFPEEVSVDGQDILVGSQKIRALAVKEGPAALPWGDLGVDVVVESTGIFTDAAKAKGHLDAGAKKVVISAPATGEDLTVVLGANEDKYDGSQKIISNASCTTNSIAPVLKVIDEAFGIVRGGLTTVHAYTQDQNLQDGPHKDLRRARAAALNIVPTSTGAAKAIGLVLPQLVGKLDGYALRVPTPTGSISDLTLDVEKEATADAVNAAVKAAAEGPLQGILKYSTDPIVSGDIIGDPHSSIFDAPLTKVISGQIKVAAWYDNEWGYSSRLVDLITLIGKSL; encoded by the coding sequence GTGGCTATTCGAGTAGGCGTCAACGGTTTCGGACGGATCGGCCGGAACTTCTTCCGGGCGGCGCACGCGGCGAAAGCGGCCGGGCGGGCGGACTTCGAGATCGTCGCGGTCAACGACCTGAGCGATCCCGCGAACCTCGCCCACCTGTTGAAATACGACTCCATCCTGCGCCGCTTCCCCGAGGAGGTCTCGGTCGACGGCCAGGACATCCTCGTCGGCAGCCAGAAGATCCGCGCCCTCGCGGTCAAGGAGGGCCCCGCAGCCCTGCCCTGGGGCGATTTGGGCGTCGACGTGGTCGTCGAGTCCACCGGCATCTTCACCGACGCCGCGAAGGCGAAGGGCCACCTCGACGCCGGCGCGAAGAAGGTCGTCATCTCCGCTCCCGCCACCGGCGAGGACCTGACGGTCGTGCTCGGTGCCAACGAGGACAAGTACGACGGCAGCCAGAAGATCATCTCCAACGCTTCCTGCACCACGAACTCCATCGCCCCGGTGCTCAAGGTGATCGACGAGGCGTTCGGCATCGTCCGGGGCGGGCTCACCACCGTGCACGCGTACACCCAGGACCAGAACCTGCAGGACGGCCCGCACAAGGACCTGCGCCGCGCCCGCGCCGCCGCGCTCAACATCGTCCCGACCTCGACCGGGGCGGCGAAGGCCATCGGCCTCGTGCTGCCGCAGCTGGTGGGCAAGCTCGACGGCTACGCCCTGCGCGTGCCCACGCCGACCGGGTCGATCTCCGACCTCACGTTGGACGTCGAGAAGGAGGCCACCGCCGACGCGGTGAACGCGGCGGTGAAGGCCGCCGCGGAGGGGCCGTTGCAGGGCATCCTCAAGTACTCGACCGACCCGATCGTCTCCGGCGACATCATCGGCGACCCGCATTCGAGCATCTTCGACGCGCCGCTCACCAAGGTCATCTCCGGCCAGATCAAGGTCGCGGCCTGGTATGACAACGAATGGGGCTACTCCTCCAGGCTCGTGGACCTCATCACGCTGATCGGCAAGTCCCTCTAA
- a CDS encoding phosphoglycerate kinase: MAISTLDDLLAAGVSGRGVLVRSDLNVPLDGSKITDPGRIAASVPTLKKLAEAGAKVVVAAHLGRPDGAPDPKYSLGPVAAELAERLGRHVQLAGDVVGQDALARSEGLTSGDVLLLENVRFDPRETSKDDSARQSLARDLVELVGEDGAFVSDGFGVVHRKQASVYDVATLLPAYAGDLVAAEAAVLRRLTESPERPYAVVLGGSKVSDKLAVIEHLAPRVDTLVIGGGMAFTFLLAQGHSVGGSLVQEDQVENAKSLLQRYGSVLKLPLDVVVADTFAADAQTQTVAADAIPDGWMGLDVGPASHRHFRQALSDAKTIFWNGPLGVFEFPAFAWGTRALAEAIVEETAKGAFSVVGGGDSAAAVRTLKLGEDDFSHISTGGGASLEFLEGKTLPGIAVLDRSGQER; the protein is encoded by the coding sequence ATGGCGATTTCCACCCTCGACGATCTGCTCGCCGCTGGCGTCTCCGGGCGTGGCGTGTTGGTCCGCTCCGATCTCAACGTGCCGCTCGACGGCTCGAAGATCACCGATCCCGGCCGTATCGCGGCTTCGGTCCCGACGCTCAAGAAGCTGGCCGAGGCTGGCGCGAAAGTCGTGGTCGCCGCGCATTTGGGCAGGCCGGACGGCGCCCCGGACCCGAAATACTCGCTCGGCCCGGTGGCCGCCGAACTCGCCGAGCGCTTGGGCAGGCATGTCCAGCTCGCGGGAGACGTGGTCGGCCAGGACGCCCTCGCCCGCTCGGAGGGGCTCACCTCTGGCGATGTGCTCTTGTTGGAGAACGTTCGTTTCGACCCTCGTGAGACCAGCAAGGACGACAGCGCGCGCCAGTCGCTCGCCCGCGATCTGGTGGAGCTGGTCGGCGAGGACGGGGCGTTCGTCTCCGACGGCTTCGGCGTGGTGCATCGCAAACAAGCCTCGGTCTACGACGTGGCGACGCTCCTCCCCGCGTACGCGGGCGACCTCGTCGCCGCCGAGGCCGCAGTGCTGCGGCGGCTCACCGAGTCCCCGGAGCGGCCCTACGCCGTCGTGCTCGGCGGCTCGAAGGTCTCCGACAAACTGGCCGTGATCGAACATCTGGCCCCGCGGGTGGACACGTTGGTGATCGGCGGCGGCATGGCGTTCACCTTCCTCCTCGCCCAGGGGCACTCGGTCGGGGGCTCCCTGGTGCAGGAAGACCAGGTCGAAAACGCGAAGAGCCTCTTGCAGCGGTACGGCTCGGTCCTCAAACTCCCGTTGGACGTGGTGGTCGCGGACACGTTCGCGGCGGACGCGCAGACGCAGACCGTCGCGGCGGACGCGATCCCGGACGGCTGGATGGGTTTGGACGTCGGCCCGGCTTCGCACCGGCACTTCCGCCAAGCGCTTTCCGACGCGAAGACAATCTTCTGGAACGGCCCGCTCGGCGTGTTCGAGTTCCCGGCCTTCGCCTGGGGCACCAGGGCTCTCGCCGAGGCGATTGTCGAGGAGACTGCCAAGGGCGCGTTCAGCGTGGTCGGCGGCGGCGACTCGGCCGCGGCGGTTCGCACGTTGAAGCTGGGCGAAGACGACTTCTCGCACATCTCCACCGGCGGCGGCGCGTCCCTGGAATTCCTTGAGGGCAAAACCCTTCCCGGCATCGCCGTGCTCGACCGGTCAGGGCAGGAGCGATGA
- the tpiA gene encoding triose-phosphate isomerase, giving the protein MTSPSRQPLIAGNWKMNLNHFEAIALVQKLCHALKAEHFETVQTSVLVPFTDIRSVQAVVESDGLPVEYGAQDLSKHDAGAYTGEVSGAFLAKLGCTQVVVGHSERRAYHHETDELVAAKAKAALKHGLTPIVCVGEGEDVREAGRHIAHCDSQLRASLAGLSEDELAKVVIAYEPVWAIGTGRVASPKDAQEVCGAMRKALAEIGGDHVARAARVLYGGSVNKGNAAELLAEPDVDGALVGGASLKVEEFAAIVAFAALAAKS; this is encoded by the coding sequence ATGACTTCCCCGTCACGCCAGCCCCTGATCGCGGGCAACTGGAAGATGAACCTGAATCATTTCGAGGCCATCGCCCTGGTGCAGAAACTGTGCCATGCCCTCAAGGCCGAGCATTTCGAGACGGTGCAGACATCGGTGCTCGTCCCGTTCACGGACATCAGGAGCGTCCAAGCAGTGGTGGAATCGGACGGCCTGCCGGTCGAATACGGCGCTCAGGACCTTTCGAAGCACGACGCGGGGGCCTACACCGGCGAAGTCTCCGGGGCGTTCCTCGCCAAACTCGGTTGCACGCAGGTCGTCGTCGGGCACTCCGAGCGCCGGGCCTACCACCACGAGACGGACGAGTTGGTCGCCGCGAAGGCCAAAGCGGCGCTCAAACATGGCCTGACCCCCATTGTCTGTGTCGGCGAAGGCGAGGACGTCCGGGAAGCGGGCAGGCACATTGCGCATTGCGACAGCCAATTGCGCGCCTCGCTCGCCGGGTTGTCCGAGGACGAGCTCGCCAAGGTTGTGATCGCCTACGAGCCTGTTTGGGCCATCGGCACCGGCCGGGTCGCGAGTCCGAAGGACGCCCAGGAGGTGTGCGGCGCGATGCGCAAGGCGCTCGCGGAGATCGGCGGCGACCACGTCGCCCGCGCGGCGCGTGTGCTGTACGGCGGTTCGGTGAACAAAGGCAACGCCGCTGAGCTGCTGGCAGAGCCTGACGTGGACGGGGCCTTGGTCGGCGGCGCTTCGCTCAAGGTCGAAGAGTTCGCGGCGATCGTCGCTTTCGCCGCATTGGCCGCGAAATCCTAG
- a CDS encoding tyrosine-protein phosphatase: MTVEASDRSAPSGLDIPSVVNFRDAAGHPRPLLGHGGTPLRARQFFRSGTLDPDDTDGARLAELPVSLVVDLRTPWEAQNRPDRVPPGARYEHISVLGAGTQAEQAVYGHIPDPDEARESLRRLNRGFVADPEQRDQFRAVFHSFAKAEGPVIFHCSYGKDRSGWTAAMLLAIAGVRESDIVADYLLSNAFLAEINHRRWEQTQEKEGMAAANARAPIFEVRSDYFGAGLAQIERDYGTVDDYLRRGLGLDEQVLAALRAKLLTA, encoded by the coding sequence ATGACAGTCGAAGCGTCCGACCGTTCCGCGCCGAGCGGACTGGACATTCCGAGCGTGGTGAATTTCCGAGACGCGGCCGGGCATCCCCGCCCGCTCCTGGGCCACGGCGGGACCCCGCTGCGCGCGAGACAATTCTTCCGGTCCGGCACCCTCGACCCCGACGACACCGACGGCGCGCGCCTCGCCGAGCTGCCCGTCTCGCTGGTCGTGGACTTGCGCACGCCTTGGGAAGCGCAGAACCGGCCGGACCGGGTGCCGCCTGGGGCGCGTTATGAGCACATCAGCGTTCTGGGCGCGGGGACCCAGGCCGAGCAGGCGGTCTACGGGCACATCCCGGACCCCGACGAAGCCCGCGAGTCGCTGCGCAGGCTCAATCGTGGTTTTGTGGCCGACCCGGAGCAACGCGACCAGTTCCGTGCCGTGTTCCATTCGTTCGCCAAAGCCGAAGGCCCGGTCATCTTCCACTGCTCCTACGGCAAAGACCGCAGCGGCTGGACCGCGGCCATGCTCCTGGCCATCGCGGGCGTGCGCGAGTCCGACATCGTCGCGGACTACCTGCTCAGCAATGCGTTCCTGGCCGAGATCAACCATCGCCGCTGGGAGCAAACCCAGGAGAAGGAAGGCATGGCGGCCGCGAACGCGCGAGCGCCGATCTTCGAGGTGCGCTCCGACTATTTCGGCGCCGGCCTCGCCCAAATCGAGCGCGACTACGGGACTGTGGACGACTACCTGCGGCGCGGACTGGGCCTGGACGAGCAGGTGCTCGCCGCGCTGCGCGCCAAACTCCTCACGGCGTGA
- the ppc gene encoding phosphoenolpyruvate carboxylase gives MTDAVSLFDPNDPERVATEPLREDIRLLGRVLGEIICEQSGQHVFDLVEHARTESFRVRRSEIDRAELADFFADVGVDEAIPVVRAFCQFLLLANLAEDIHTERRRRVHVQSGEAAPDSTLAATWRKLDESRPDPDRVAAALADALVAPVITAHPTETRRRSVFEAQGRITELMRYLDRTALDETERDEVVEELRRHVTALWQTAITRLSRVRIQDEIEMGLRYYQASLLEMIPKLNLEVDRQLRERWPEARPASAPPVVRPGSWIGGDRDGNPNVDASVVERASRRASAVVLEHYLAELALLQNELSMSRRLVEVDDAVRQLAAQAGPSAEWRADEPYRQALSWLRARLSSTAAAVAPGLVEGASDPEGAPAYPKPEAFLADLDVIDSSLRAHHGAALAEGRLAAVRAAVSSFGFHLQSLDLRQNSEVHEQVVAELLAWAGACREYTSLAEDEKVRLLTAELSTRRPLVGPRAAFSEVTARELGINAVAAKIIAELGPAAIPNYIISMCTSVSDMLEVLLLLKEAGVYDPGAGAEPPSCPINVIPLFETIEDLRQSAATLVATLSVPLYRDLVAGKGMAQEVMLGYSDSNKDGGYLAANWALYRAELDLVEAAKQTGVRLRLFHGRGGTVGRGGGPSYSAILAQPPGAVAGSLRLTEQGEIIAAKYAEPRRAYRNLEILVAATLEASLLDTEGLGEQAEEVYALFDDLAERARVAYSALVHETPGFVEYFLASTPVSEIGALNIGSRPASRKPTASIRDLRAIPWVLAWSQSRVMLPGWYGVGTAFEQWAGDDPAKLAVLRDLNERWPFFRAVLSNLAQVLAKSDLGLASRYAELVPDARVREQVFGAICAEHARTLKMHAAITGTDDLLADNAALKRSVYNRFPYLEPLNHLQVEFLRRYRAGDQSDRVRLGIHLTMNGLATALRNSG, from the coding sequence GTGACTGACGCGGTATCACTCTTCGACCCGAACGATCCCGAGAGGGTCGCGACCGAACCGCTCCGGGAGGACATCCGTCTTCTGGGGCGTGTGCTCGGCGAGATCATTTGCGAGCAGTCCGGGCAGCATGTGTTCGACCTTGTCGAGCACGCCCGCACCGAGTCGTTCCGAGTTCGCCGCTCGGAGATCGACCGCGCCGAGCTGGCGGACTTCTTCGCCGATGTGGGCGTGGACGAGGCAATCCCCGTGGTTCGGGCGTTCTGCCAGTTCTTGCTGCTCGCGAACCTCGCCGAGGACATCCACACCGAACGGCGAAGGCGTGTGCACGTCCAATCGGGCGAGGCCGCGCCGGACAGCACCCTCGCCGCGACGTGGCGCAAGCTCGACGAGTCCCGGCCGGACCCGGACCGTGTGGCGGCGGCGCTCGCCGACGCGCTGGTCGCTCCAGTCATCACCGCGCACCCCACCGAGACGCGCCGCCGCAGCGTCTTCGAGGCGCAAGGCCGCATCACCGAGCTCATGCGCTACCTGGACCGCACCGCCCTGGACGAGACGGAGCGCGACGAGGTTGTCGAGGAGCTGCGACGGCATGTGACCGCGCTCTGGCAAACCGCCATCACGCGGCTGTCGAGGGTGCGGATTCAAGACGAGATCGAGATGGGCCTGCGGTATTACCAAGCGTCCTTGTTGGAGATGATCCCGAAGCTCAACCTCGAGGTGGACCGGCAGCTGCGCGAGCGTTGGCCCGAGGCGCGGCCCGCTTCGGCGCCGCCCGTCGTGCGGCCCGGCTCGTGGATCGGCGGGGACCGGGACGGCAACCCGAACGTCGACGCGTCGGTGGTCGAGCGGGCGAGCCGCCGAGCCTCCGCCGTCGTCTTGGAGCATTACCTCGCCGAACTCGCCCTCCTGCAGAACGAGCTTTCGATGTCCCGCCGCCTCGTCGAGGTGGACGACGCGGTGCGGCAGCTCGCCGCCCAGGCCGGGCCGTCGGCCGAGTGGCGGGCGGACGAGCCGTACCGGCAGGCGCTCTCCTGGTTGCGCGCCCGGCTGTCCTCGACCGCGGCCGCCGTTGCCCCCGGTTTGGTCGAGGGAGCCTCGGACCCGGAAGGAGCCCCGGCGTATCCGAAGCCGGAGGCGTTCCTCGCCGATCTCGACGTGATCGACTCGTCGTTGCGCGCGCACCACGGCGCCGCCCTGGCCGAGGGGCGCCTCGCCGCCGTCCGCGCGGCGGTGTCGAGTTTCGGCTTCCACTTGCAGAGCCTCGACCTGCGGCAGAACTCGGAAGTGCACGAGCAGGTGGTGGCCGAATTGTTGGCGTGGGCTGGCGCGTGCCGTGAGTACACGTCCCTCGCCGAGGACGAGAAGGTGCGCCTCTTGACCGCGGAGCTGTCCACCCGCCGCCCCCTCGTCGGGCCACGAGCGGCCTTCAGCGAGGTCACCGCCAGGGAACTCGGGATCAACGCCGTCGCCGCGAAGATCATCGCCGAGCTGGGGCCCGCGGCCATCCCGAACTACATCATCAGCATGTGCACATCGGTGAGCGACATGCTCGAAGTGCTGCTGCTGCTCAAAGAGGCGGGCGTCTACGACCCTGGCGCGGGCGCCGAGCCGCCGAGCTGCCCGATCAACGTGATACCGCTGTTCGAGACCATTGAAGACCTGCGCCAGTCCGCGGCCACGCTCGTCGCGACGCTGAGCGTGCCGCTGTACCGCGACCTCGTGGCGGGCAAAGGCATGGCGCAAGAGGTCATGCTGGGGTACTCGGACTCCAACAAGGACGGCGGCTACCTCGCCGCGAACTGGGCCCTGTACCGGGCCGAACTCGACCTCGTGGAGGCTGCGAAGCAGACCGGGGTCCGGTTGCGGCTCTTCCACGGCAGGGGCGGCACCGTCGGACGGGGCGGCGGCCCCAGTTACAGCGCCATCCTCGCCCAACCGCCCGGCGCGGTGGCGGGATCGCTGCGGCTGACCGAGCAGGGCGAGATCATCGCCGCCAAGTACGCGGAGCCCCGGCGGGCCTATCGGAACCTTGAGATCCTGGTCGCCGCCACATTGGAGGCCTCGCTTTTGGACACCGAGGGCCTCGGCGAGCAGGCGGAGGAGGTGTACGCGCTCTTCGACGACTTGGCGGAGCGGGCTCGGGTCGCGTACAGCGCGCTCGTGCATGAGACCCCTGGTTTTGTGGAGTACTTCCTCGCCTCCACCCCGGTGTCGGAGATCGGCGCGCTCAACATCGGTTCGCGCCCCGCCTCGCGCAAACCCACCGCGTCGATCCGAGACCTCCGGGCGATCCCGTGGGTGCTGGCCTGGTCGCAGTCGAGGGTGATGCTGCCCGGCTGGTACGGCGTCGGCACGGCGTTCGAGCAGTGGGCGGGGGACGACCCGGCCAAGCTCGCCGTGCTGCGCGATTTGAACGAGCGGTGGCCGTTCTTCCGCGCGGTGCTCTCGAACCTCGCGCAGGTGCTCGCGAAATCCGACCTCGGCCTCGCGTCTCGTTACGCGGAGCTGGTGCCCGACGCCCGTGTGCGCGAGCAGGTTTTCGGCGCGATCTGCGCCGAGCACGCCCGCACGCTCAAGATGCATGCCGCGATCACCGGCACGGACGATCTTTTGGCGGACAACGCGGCGCTCAAACGCTCGGTGTACAACCGGTTCCCGTATCTTGAGCCCTTGAACCATCTGCAAGTCGAGTTCTTGCGCCGGTATCGGGCCGGGGACCAGTCCGACCGGGTGCGCCTGGGCATCCACCTGACGATGAACGGTCTGGCCACCGCGCTGCGCAACAGCGGGTGA
- a CDS encoding YbaB/EbfC family nucleoid-associated protein, whose amino-acid sequence MQPLENYSDPESWLADLKTELSNLQEQGQRANEALQQAQGTGTAANGDVTVVVGQSGQVQSLKLNDKALHLGPTKLSEAILTALRKAQNNAIDAARDAVAGLIGEEKAHEFLDRYRLPDDEEDLSPPDARLAAGDDLEDRPSASWVRKDDGHKRW is encoded by the coding sequence ATGCAGCCGCTGGAAAATTACAGCGACCCGGAGTCCTGGCTCGCGGACTTGAAGACAGAGCTCTCGAATCTGCAAGAGCAAGGCCAACGGGCCAATGAGGCTCTGCAACAAGCGCAGGGCACGGGCACGGCGGCCAACGGCGACGTGACTGTCGTGGTCGGGCAGAGCGGCCAGGTCCAGTCGCTGAAGCTGAACGACAAGGCGTTGCATCTCGGTCCGACCAAGCTCTCGGAGGCGATCCTCACCGCGCTGCGCAAGGCGCAGAACAACGCCATCGACGCGGCGCGCGACGCGGTCGCCGGGCTGATCGGGGAAGAGAAAGCCCACGAGTTCCTGGACCGCTACCGGCTGCCGGACGACGAGGAAGACCTGAGCCCGCCCGACGCCCGCCTCGCGGCGGGGGACGACCTCGAGGACCGCCCGAGCGCCTCGTGGGTGCGCAAAGACGACGGACACAAGCGATGGTGA